The nucleotide sequence CGCCCTCGTCTCTCTGCTCGCCGCCGCCGGCGCCTTCGCCGCGGCGCCGCCGTCCGACGGCCTCGAGCTCGTCCCGCCGGACGCCCTCGCCGTGGGGCAGGTGCGATTCGACCGCCTCAAGTCGACCGCCGTCTCCGCCGGACTCTTCAAAGAGACGGACGCGGTCTCGGCCGACGGCAAGGCCGCGCAATTCCTCAAGGACGCCGGCCTCGATCCGAAGAAGGACGTGGATTCGGCCGTGTTCTCCCTGAGCTCCGAGGGCGGCAAGGAGGCCGGCCCGCTCGTCGTCTTCGAGGGCCGCTTCCACCCCGACGCGCTCGCCGCGGCGACCGCTTCGCGCGGCGCGGTCCGGGTCGACGCCGCGCCGCTTCCGTACTATCGCCTTCCCGAGCACGCGGGCGAGCACGGCCACGAGGCCGGCGCGGTCGCATTCGTCTCGCCGACGCTCGTGCTCGCGGGGAGCGAGCGGGCGCTTCTGCACGCGCTCGACGCCTACGCCGCGGGAACGGCGGGCCTCGCACCCCACTCCTTCGTCTCCGACGCGCTCTCGCGCGTGGATACGCGCTCGGCCGCGTGGGCGATCGTCGACACGGCGCGGATGCATCAGCTCCATCCGTCGGCGCGGCGCGATTCCGCCGACGGGCCGGCCGCGCAGCTCGCCGGAGCGCTGCAGTCGCTCTCGCTCGTCACGTTCCAGGCCAACGTGTCGAGCGCCGTGGTCTCCGTCTCCGCGACCGGCGTGACCTCGGACGAGGAGACCCGCGAGAACCTCGAAGACGTGCTCCGCGGGATGCTCGCCGCCTGGCGGATGTCCGCGCAGTCGAAGAACCCGGAGCTCGTCTCCGCGATCCGGAAGATCCGCGTCGTCCGCACCGAGGACGGCGTGACGATCTCGGGCGACGTCCCGGCCGAAGCGTTCGCCGTCCACAAGCACGGCTCGAAGTAACCGGGCGGCGCGGACCGCGCCGCCCGGCGGCGTGACCCGGACGCCGGCCTGCGGCTTAGAATCTCCTTCCGGGATCACCCGGAGGGAGGTTCTTCATGCGTTCTCGTCTCTCGACCGTCCTCGCCGCCGCGCTCGCGTTCGCCACCGCAGTTTCCGCCGCGCGTGCCGCGGACGCGCCGAAGCCGCCGGACTCGCTTCCCGCGGTCACGGCGATGACCACGTGGCTCCATCTCATCGACGCCGGCAAGTACGGGGAGTCGTGGGAGCAGGCGTCGGTGCTCTTCAAGGGGGCGCTGACGCGCGAACGCTGGGTGAGCGCGATGGAAGGGGGGCGCAAGCCGCTCGGCGACCTGATCAAGCGGTATCTCAAGTCGGCGGATTACCGGACGTCGCTTCCGGGCGCGCCCGACGGCCAGTACTTCGTGGTCCAGTTCGGCGCGAGCTTCTCCGGAAAGGCCGACGCCGTCGAGACCGTCACCGCCGTCCGCGAAGGA is from Thermoanaerobaculia bacterium and encodes:
- a CDS encoding DUF4019 domain-containing protein; translated protein: MRSRLSTVLAAALAFATAVSAARAADAPKPPDSLPAVTAMTTWLHLIDAGKYGESWEQASVLFKGALTRERWVSAMEGGRKPLGDLIKRYLKSADYRTSLPGAPDGQYFVVQFGASFSGKADAVETVTAVREGGDWKAAGYFIK